In a genomic window of Clavelina lepadiformis chromosome 7, kaClaLepa1.1, whole genome shotgun sequence:
- the LOC143465200 gene encoding zinc finger BED domain-containing protein 4-like, with protein sequence MHKTDEEINEDNEKQLDPDHEQEMSEEGADLHALLTYLPERVSCFAHTQQFCIKDCLQHSEFAKSYDGKQLGKVAKIVNSVRKSVNATSYLQRKKITLRAQNVTRLNSQLVMLQSVLNDHEEVNAALTLIQSREKITNQDYLALSELVSVLLPFKEVMQQVEGENIVTSSCICPVVLGLLKAMEKLKNSNLHYCQKLAANLKDSVSKRLLPYINCPDNRLASLLDPRFKISWIEDDVEKEEAIRVLKTHVASRLGKDDEESCRWMRMKTLQKSQSYLTLTEGLKKKRPRNSINEVDSYFGVETMHFNEDPLMYWKKKSQELPTLATLDKDYLGLTATSAPSERIFPIADNFYTARRNLLGPETFRSLVFMKCNPKVFEQVKM encoded by the coding sequence ATGCATAAAACTGATGAAGAAATCAATGAGGACAATGAGAAACAGTTGGATCCTGATCATGAACAAGAAATGTCCGAGGAGGGTGCTGATTTACATGCTCTTCTCACTTACTTACCAGAAAGAGTAAGCTGTTTTGCTCATACACAACAATTTTGTATTAAGGATTGTCTGCAACATTCGGAGTTTGCTAAGTCTTACGATGGGAAGCAGCTGGGAAAGGTGgccaaaattgtaaattcaGTAAGAAAATCTGTAAATGCTACCTCTTATTTGCAACGtaaaaaaataacgttaaGAGCACAGAATGTGACAAGATTGAATTCGCAGCTTGTTATGTTGCAAAGTGTCTTAAATGATCACGAAGAAGTTAACGCGGCTCTCACCTTGATCCAGTCACgggaaaaaataacaaatcaagATTATTTGGCATTGAGTGAGCTCGTGAGTGTGCTACTGCCTTTCAAGGAAGTAATGCAGCAAGTTGAAGGAGAAAATATTGTAACATCCTCTTGCATTTGTCCGGTAGTGCTTGGCTTACTGAAAGCAATggaaaaactaaaaaactCAAATCTCCACTATTGCCAGAAACTGGCAGCTAATCTTAAAGACTCAGTTTCTAAAAGGTTGTTGCCATATATAAATTGTCCGGACAACAGACTTGCATCTCTTCTTGATCCACGATTTAAAATCAGCTGGATTGAAGATGAcgttgaaaaagaagaagcaaTACGTGTGCTAAAAACTCATGTGGCAAGTAGACTTGGCAAGGATGACGAAGAGAGTTGTAGATGGATGAGGATGAAAACCCTGCAAAAAAGCCAAAGCTATTTAACTTTGACAGAAggcttaaaaaagaaaagaccAAGAAATTCAATAAATGAAGTAGACAGCTATTTTGGGGTAGAAACCATGCATTTCAATGAAGACCCACTAATGTATTGGAAGAAGAAGTCACAAGAACTACCCACGCTTGCTACTTTAGACAAGGATTATTTGGGACTAACAGCAACATCAGCCCCGTCAGAAAGAATATTTCCAATTGCGGATAACTTTTATACGGCAAGAAGAAATTTACTGGGGCCTGAAACTTTTCGCAGCCTAGTGTTCATGAAATGCAATCCAAAAGTTTTTGAGCAAGTGAAAATGTAA
- the LOC143465201 gene encoding uncharacterized protein LOC143465201, giving the protein MYMSGEIQKLKTSEEKLRLMKDGEADHMLPTNPDKERDFKKMSKRRKSVGHVKVRRIYSGNELKEIPYTNKIHYAYYVSIVFRLVMEAIFMYFGYLLFKNMDVTCELDAKGPWCESQNNPFYFLWMKVPAMYRCRGNPATEVYYACKMHVKNGGYVPCLVSRPYVSAVLGLLCSKRQLAYFQVAANVL; this is encoded by the exons ATGTATATGTCCGGAGAGATTCAAAAGCTTAAGACATCTGAGGAGAAATTGAGGTTGATGAAAGATGGAGAGGCAGACCACATGCTCCCC ACCAACCCAGATAAGGAAAGAGATTTCAAGAAAATGTCTAAAAGACGAAAGAGTGTTGGTCACGTGAAAGTGCGTCGAATTTATTCCGGCAACGAATTGAAAgag ATCCCATACACCAACAAAATCCACTACGCTTATTACGTCAGCATCGTCTTCCGTTTAGTAATGGAAGCAATCTTCATGTACTTCGGCTATCTCCTTTTTAAGAACATG GATGTCACTTGCGAACTCGACGCAAAGGGACCATGGTGCGAGAGCCAGAATAACCCGTTCTATTTCCTCTGGATGAAAGTACCCGCTATGTACCGATGCCGGGGAAATCCAGCCACCGAAGTGTACTACGCATGTAAAATGCACGTCAAGAACGGCGGATATGTACCTTGCTTAGTCTCTCGACCTTACGTGAGTGCTGTGCTAGGACTACTTTGCTCAAAACGCCAATTAGCTTATTTTCAAGTGGCGGCGAATGTGTTATAA
- the LOC143466026 gene encoding uncharacterized protein LOC143466026 — translation MLCKYFHEDPNELLLKEDEDVPLNPCIVAHGPDVLTSKRFYIFVDKKCAFDYINSALEAVTLPSACYYVFNVRYPEELSATLELLKEILLILTHYMGAKLSIMAKKHGKKELMANCYLSTTQ, via the exons ATGCTCTGTAAGTACTTCCATGAAGATCCAAATGAACTTTTGTTAAAG gAAGATGAAGATGTGCCGTTGAACCCTTGCATTGTGGCACATG GGCCAGATGTGTTAACCTCAAAAAGGTTTTACATTTTCGTTGACAAGAAGTGTGCTTTTGACTACATCAATTCTGCCCTTGAAGCTGTCACCTTACCATCTGCATGCTACTACGTGTTTAATGTAAGGTATCCTGAAGAACTAAGCGCGACTCTGGAATTACTAAAAG AAATTTTGCTAATATTGACCCACTACATGGGAGCAAAACTAAGCATCATGGCCAAAAAGCACGGAAAAAAGGAATTAATGGCAAACTGCTATCTTTCTACAACGCAATAA
- the LOC143464985 gene encoding torsin-1A-interacting protein 1-like isoform X2: MPPNKGKWKKKEPPSAPKPDSSDHNGETDDSQTKTSHDDAASEKEVHPKADVNNSFDDHNNSGDCASDEKIVKPANLKSCDLSIEQNESYNEKEEDSQGRSKFKIERRRGIHEKPGQPTSPEIEKKTIDHKSLIRSQIADAPKTEQNSFKLLNLSAARVVALTVVLAVAFSAVMWCDLNPDHSAEASSRLEMYHKEMEFVNTNFPSQQKRLWQTISVAFSDHLNTTQPKQPAILLLASAENANPTAECLAQKISNAFSKQCTYQDAKLSGFELNSKSERAKYDLDKKISGYFEKGACSVVISRLETIPAFATTTFYQFCDNDNAPYKNVSIIFTVQVEATFLERNPDALSNLPPKLWDQVVNDFLWRSLHSRDPDRMTENMISGLMSRITPSVVWVDEEENLRC; this comes from the exons ATGCCACCAAACAAAGGAAAGTGGAAGAAAAAAGAACCGCCCTCTG CTCCTAAACCAGACTCTAGTGATCACAATGGTGAAACTGATGATAGCCAAACGAAAACATCACATGACGATG CTGCCAGTGAAAAAGAAGTACATCCCAAAGCAGATGTGAATAATTCTTTTGATGATCATAACAATTCTGGTGATTGTGCTTCAGATGAAAAGATTGTTAAGCCAGCAAATCTCAAGAGCTGTG ATCTATCTATTGAACAAAATGAATCGTACAATGAAAAAGAGGAAGACAGTCAAGGACgcagtaaatttaaaatagagCGTCGACGAGGGATACATGAAA AGCCAGGGCAACCAACATCGCCAGAAATTgagaaaaaaacaattgatCACAAATCGCTGATTCGGTCACAAATTGCTGATGCACCAAAGACTgaacaaaatagttttaagCTGCTAAACCTTTCTGCAGCAAGAGTAGTGGCACTGACAGTGGTACTGGCAGTGGCATTTTCTGCTGTCATGTGGTGTGACCTGAACCCTGACCATTCCGCTGAAGCTTCATCTAGGTTGGAAATGTATCACAAGGAAATGGAATTTGTAAACACTAATTTCCCCTCTCAGCAGAAAAGGTTGTGGCAGACTATTTC GGTTGCATTTTCAGACCATTTAAACACCACACAGCCCAAACAACCTGCTATTTTGTTGTTGGCGTCGGCCGAAAATGCGAATCCAACTGCTGAGTGTCTGgctcaaaaaatttcaaacgcaTTTTCCAAACAATGCACTTACCAAGATGCAAAA CTGTCAGGTTTTGAACTCAACTCTAAATCTGAACGAGCAAAGTATGATTTGGATAAGAAAATATCAGGTTATTTCGAGAAGGGCGCATGTTCTGTTGTGATATCAAGACTAGAAACAATTCCTGCCTTTGCAACAACgacattttatcaattttgcGATAACGATAACGCTCCTTATAAAAACGTATCAATCATATTTACAGTGCAG GTGGAAGCGACTTTTCTGGAAAGGAATCCTGACGCTTTGTCGAATCTTCCGCCCAAATTGTGGGATCAAGTCGTCAATGATTTTCTTTGGCGCTCACTCCATTCTCGTGATCCGGATCGTATGACGGAGAACATGATTAGCGGGTTGATGTCCCGAATCACTCCATCTGTGGTGTGGGTGGATGAAGAAGAAAATCTTCGCTGTTGA
- the LOC143464985 gene encoding torsin-1A-interacting protein 1-like isoform X1, translating into MPPNKGKWKKKEPPSAPKPDSSDHNGETDDSQTKTSHDDAASEKEVHPKADVNNSFDDHNNSGDCASDEKIVKPANLKSCDLSIEQNESYNEKEEDSQGRSKFKIERRRGIHESQPGQPTSPEIEKKTIDHKSLIRSQIADAPKTEQNSFKLLNLSAARVVALTVVLAVAFSAVMWCDLNPDHSAEASSRLEMYHKEMEFVNTNFPSQQKRLWQTISVAFSDHLNTTQPKQPAILLLASAENANPTAECLAQKISNAFSKQCTYQDAKLSGFELNSKSERAKYDLDKKISGYFEKGACSVVISRLETIPAFATTTFYQFCDNDNAPYKNVSIIFTVQVEATFLERNPDALSNLPPKLWDQVVNDFLWRSLHSRDPDRMTENMISGLMSRITPSVVWVDEEENLRC; encoded by the exons ATGCCACCAAACAAAGGAAAGTGGAAGAAAAAAGAACCGCCCTCTG CTCCTAAACCAGACTCTAGTGATCACAATGGTGAAACTGATGATAGCCAAACGAAAACATCACATGACGATG CTGCCAGTGAAAAAGAAGTACATCCCAAAGCAGATGTGAATAATTCTTTTGATGATCATAACAATTCTGGTGATTGTGCTTCAGATGAAAAGATTGTTAAGCCAGCAAATCTCAAGAGCTGTG ATCTATCTATTGAACAAAATGAATCGTACAATGAAAAAGAGGAAGACAGTCAAGGACgcagtaaatttaaaatagagCGTCGACGAGGGATACATGAAAGTC AGCCAGGGCAACCAACATCGCCAGAAATTgagaaaaaaacaattgatCACAAATCGCTGATTCGGTCACAAATTGCTGATGCACCAAAGACTgaacaaaatagttttaagCTGCTAAACCTTTCTGCAGCAAGAGTAGTGGCACTGACAGTGGTACTGGCAGTGGCATTTTCTGCTGTCATGTGGTGTGACCTGAACCCTGACCATTCCGCTGAAGCTTCATCTAGGTTGGAAATGTATCACAAGGAAATGGAATTTGTAAACACTAATTTCCCCTCTCAGCAGAAAAGGTTGTGGCAGACTATTTC GGTTGCATTTTCAGACCATTTAAACACCACACAGCCCAAACAACCTGCTATTTTGTTGTTGGCGTCGGCCGAAAATGCGAATCCAACTGCTGAGTGTCTGgctcaaaaaatttcaaacgcaTTTTCCAAACAATGCACTTACCAAGATGCAAAA CTGTCAGGTTTTGAACTCAACTCTAAATCTGAACGAGCAAAGTATGATTTGGATAAGAAAATATCAGGTTATTTCGAGAAGGGCGCATGTTCTGTTGTGATATCAAGACTAGAAACAATTCCTGCCTTTGCAACAACgacattttatcaattttgcGATAACGATAACGCTCCTTATAAAAACGTATCAATCATATTTACAGTGCAG GTGGAAGCGACTTTTCTGGAAAGGAATCCTGACGCTTTGTCGAATCTTCCGCCCAAATTGTGGGATCAAGTCGTCAATGATTTTCTTTGGCGCTCACTCCATTCTCGTGATCCGGATCGTATGACGGAGAACATGATTAGCGGGTTGATGTCCCGAATCACTCCATCTGTGGTGTGGGTGGATGAAGAAGAAAATCTTCGCTGTTGA
- the LOC143465271 gene encoding protocadherin-9-like, whose amino-acid sequence MCNLYVLLLIYLRNCLSQNLLVYNANEESGKDDYLGNITRDVVLKRVGVGKPPWRYTISYGAEFARVDQSTSELFTAVNLDREKLCPDNPEKCERDIEVAMFSSECFQLIKIQLVIFDLNDNTPAFPSSQISKEISESAISGSVIRLDSAVDPDLGNNSINRYEISSSPPSAKDKNGVSVPYFKLDVLNNIFGTKIPQLILSKKLDRERIASYDLLLYAIDGGNPPLTATATVHIEVTDFNDHQPTFPKQIYVISVPEDVNDGYEVIKLKATDLDSGENARIVYTFPSEVSEQDRAIFSLNSETGSLTVTGAGLDYENRTIHHLSIEARDSGPNPAAAYVTVTVQVEDVNDEKPRIDLNFLDQEKSPISGERTESNPVLIRENTAIGTLVAFVMVTDHDTGKNGNVSCRLLEPTSFEMQRVDQKDNRYLLKTKNELDRETQRIHTVEIQAWDFGAQSLSNNQRIVVELVDENDNSPKFGQANYVLSVSENALPGDVIGTLTAEDLDAGANAEITYSARPIERGVKVPFEIEPETGQVIFKSGATPPDAGYKTEPFVLTITATDHGVPPRNTSATVSISVVDENDNPPRFRQKNYIFSIEENADVGKYVGRVVADDADVEKTTNARLTYSFADGSKDSPFTIQPESGEIHFNGRPEDLDRESLHSQPYVLKAEAMDHGNSPLTGICNVEIFLLDVNDNAPFIKFPNVTKDLSVVYIRKERIRPSDPDPALLGDENPAEKGTQSADTDEVTEVKPENPVKNFILIDKKGSGYARRVPKSENVVITKIEAADPDEGESGRVRFAMSKGNDYGYFGVDMVTGNVTLEVTSEEQLRKMKPGCHVIEVKVSDLGKPTQATLTWVGIYVTNEDPVKFNKIKALSGCRNSSYFPDIYKHKGTALSAAGLDPLILYVIIGASALLIVITTIIVLVLMLRRKSRCRQDKKSRTYNVPSAAVMYTDTSYSP is encoded by the exons ATGTGTAATTTGTACGTGCTGCTGTTAATTTACTTGCGCAACTGCCTAAGTCAAAACCTGTTAGTATACAATGCAAATGAAGAAAGCGGAAAGGACGATTACCTTGGAAATATCACACGAGATGTGGTACTGAAGCGTGTAGGCGTCGGTAAGCCACCCTGGCGGTACACCATTTCATACGGTGCTGAATTCGCACGAGTTGACCAGAGTACCAGCGAGTTATTTACTGCCGTAAACCTAGACCGTGAGAAACTTTGTCCCGACAACCCGGAAAAGTGTGAGAGAGATATCGAAGTGGCTATGTTTTCCAGTGAATGCTTTCAGCTTATTAAAATTCAACTTGTGATCTTTGACTTAAACGACAACACTCCCGCGTTCCCGTCGTCTCAAATTTCGAAGGAAATCTCGGAAAGCGCGATTAGTGGATCGGTCATTCGACTGGACAGTGCTGTGGACCCAGACTTGGGCAATAATTCAATCAATCGCTACGAAATCTCGAGTTCACCTCCCAGCGCTAAAGACAAGAACGGAGTCTCGGTGCCTTATTTCAAACTCGATGTCCTCAATAACATCTTCGGGACGAAGATCCCGCAGCTCATCCTCTCCAAGAAACTAGACCGGGAGCGGATCGCATCCTATGATCTTCTTCTTTATGCCATCGACGGCGGCAATCCGCCTCTCACCGCAACCGCAACCGTCCACATCGAAGTCACCGATTTCAACGACCACCAACCGACCTTCCCGAAACAAATTTACGTCATTTCCGTTCCAGAAGACGTCAACGACGGATATGAGGTCATAAAACTTAAAGCGACCGATCTCGATTCGGGTGAAAACGCGCGGATCGTCTACACGTTTCCGAGCGAAGTTAGCGAACAAGACCGCGCAATTTTTTCCCTCAATTCAGAAACCGGATCTCTCACAGTCACGGGGGCAGGGCTCGACTACGAAAACCGGACCATCCACCACCTCTCTATCGAGGCCAGGGACAGCGGGCCGAATCCAGCGGCGGCTTACGTCACAGTCACCGTGCAGGTTGAAGACGTCAACGACGAGAAGCCGCGCATTGACCTCAATTTCCTCGATCAGGAGAAAAGTCCGATTTCAGGGGAGCGGACCGAATCAAACCCGGTGCTGATCCGGGAAAACACTGCTATTGGCACACTTGTGGCGTTTGTCATGGTCACAGATCATGACACTGGCAAGAACGGAAACGTCAGCTGTCGTTTGCTGGAGCCAACCAGTTTCGAAATGCAGAGAGTCGATCAGAAGGATAACAG GTATCTGCTCAAGACGAAGAACGAGCTTGATCGCGAGACACAGCGGATCCACACCGTCGAGATCCAGGCCTGGGACTTCGGAGCGCAGTCGCTTAGCAACAACCAGCGAATCGTCGTCGAACTTGTCGACGAAAACGACAACAGCCCGAAGTTTGGGCAAGCGAATTACGTTCTTAGCGTCAGTGAGAACGCTTTGCCGGGTGACGTCATAGGTACGCTGACTGCTGAAGACTTGGACGCAGGCGCCAATGCCGAGATAACTTACTCGGCAAGGCCCATTGAACGTGGCGTTAAGGttccttttgaaattgagCCAGAGACTGGCCAAGTTATTTTCAAGTCTGGCGCCACGCCACCTGACGCGGGGTATAAAACCGAACCATTTGTGCTGACGATAACCGCCACAGATCACGGCGTTCCGCCGCGAAATACAAGCGCGACTGTAAGC ATCTCGGTTGTCGATGAAAACGACAACCCGCCGCGCTTCCGGCAGAAGAACTACATCTTCAGTATAGAAGAGAACGCTGACGTCGGCAAGTACGTGGGCCGTGTCGTGGCTGATGACGCAGACGTGGAGAAAACCACCAACGCCAGACTGACTTACAGTTTCGCGGATGGCAGCAAGGATTCTCCGTTCACCATCCAACCCGAATCAG GAGAAATTCACTTCAACGGCCGACCGGAAGACTTGGATAGAGAAAGTCTTCATTCCCAACCGTACGTGCTGAAAGCTGAAGCCATGGATCACGGGAATTCCCCTCTGACAGGAATATGCAACGTTGAGATTTTTCTCCTAGACGTGAACGACAACGCTCCGTTTATAAAGTTCCCGAACGTAACAAAGGACCTATCCGTCGTCTACATCCGCAAGGAACGCATCCGACCCTCCGACCCGGATCCTGCGCTATTGGGAGACGAAAACCCCGCGGAAAAGGGCACGCAAAGCGCGGACACGGACGAAGTAACCGAAGTAAAACCGGAAAATCCGGTAAAGAATTTTATCTTGATCGACAAGAAGGGGTCGGGATATGCGCGTCGGGTTCCGAAATCGGAGAACGTCGTCATCACCAAGATAGAAGCCGCGGACCCAGACGAAGGAGAAAGCGGTCGCGTCCGGTTCGCGATGTCCAAGGGCAACGATTACGGATACTTTGGGGTTGATATGGTCACCGGAAACGTGACGCTCGAAGTGACGTCAGAAGAACAATTAAGAAAGATGAAGCCGGGCTGTCACGTGATCGAAGTAAAGGTCAGTGACCTTGGAAAACCGACGCAAGCGACCTTGACATGG GTGGGAATATATGTAACCAATGAGGACCCGGTCAAGTTCAACAAGATCAAGGCTTTGAGTGGATGCAGAAACAGCTCCTACTTCCCGGACATATACAAGCATAAGGGAACTGCACTCTCTGCCGCAGGGTTGGACCCCCTTATTCTTTACGTCATAATCGGGGCTTCTGCGTTATTGATCGTCATCACAACCATCATAGTT CTGGTTTTAATGCTCAGACGCAAGAGTAGATGCCGCCAGGACAAGAAATCGCGGACATACAACGTCCCGTCCGCCGCCGTAATGTACACAGATACGTCCTACAGCCCATAG